One window from the genome of Streptomyces sp. NBC_01476 encodes:
- a CDS encoding SDR family NAD(P)-dependent oxidoreductase, which produces MTTTAVQHPHDFAGLAALVTGGASGIGAATAALLTARGARVAVLDRDPSGAPEGTVPVRADVTSDEAVRSAVEEAVGRLGGLHILVSNAGIGAIGTVEDNADDEWQRVLDINVLGMVRAARAALPHLRKAAAERPGSASITHTCSIAATAGLPQRALYSASKGAVLALTLAMAADHVREGVRVNCVNPGTADTPWIGRLLDQAEDPAAERAALNARQPLGRLVTADEVAAAIAYLASPAAASVTGTALAVDGGMQGLRLRPAAG; this is translated from the coding sequence ATGACGACCACCGCTGTTCAGCACCCCCACGACTTCGCCGGCCTCGCCGCCCTGGTCACCGGCGGCGCCTCCGGGATCGGCGCGGCCACCGCGGCGCTGCTCACCGCCCGCGGCGCCCGCGTCGCGGTACTCGACCGCGACCCGTCCGGCGCCCCCGAGGGCACCGTCCCGGTCCGCGCCGACGTCACCTCCGACGAGGCCGTACGCTCCGCTGTCGAGGAGGCGGTGGGCCGGCTCGGCGGGCTGCACATCCTGGTGAGCAACGCCGGCATCGGCGCGATCGGCACCGTCGAGGACAACGCCGACGACGAGTGGCAGCGCGTGCTGGACATCAACGTGCTCGGCATGGTCAGGGCCGCCCGCGCCGCCCTGCCACACCTGCGCAAGGCCGCAGCCGAACGGCCCGGCAGCGCCTCCATCACCCACACCTGCTCCATCGCCGCCACCGCAGGGCTGCCGCAGCGCGCGCTCTACAGCGCCAGCAAAGGCGCGGTGCTCGCGCTCACCCTGGCGATGGCCGCCGACCACGTACGCGAGGGTGTCCGCGTCAACTGCGTCAACCCCGGCACCGCCGACACCCCCTGGATCGGCCGCCTCCTCGACCAGGCCGAGGACCCGGCCGCCGAGCGAGCGGCCCTCAACGCCCGCCAGCCCCTGGGCCGGCTGGTGACCGCGGACGAGGTGGCAGCCGCCATCGCCTACCTCGCCAGTCCCGCCGCGGCGAGCGTGACCGGAACCGCGCTCGCCGTCGACGGCGGCATGCAGGGACTGCGCCTGCGCCCCGCCGCCGGCTGA
- a CDS encoding sugar ABC transporter ATP-binding protein, translating to MSEAVPPPAVQAEGIVKRFGATVALDRVGITVAAGDSHALVGRNGAGKSTLVSVLTGLQTPDAGRVSFQGEPAPAAGDTAAWQSKVACVYQKSMVVPDLTVAENLFLNRFSADRTSGRGTRGRIRWSALRKRAGDLLAEYGVEVEPTARAGDLTVEQGQFVEIARALSFGARFIILDEPTAQLDAAGIDRLFSKLRELQAQGVAFLFISHHLQEVYDLCSTVTVYRDARHVLTAPVAELGKAELVEAMTGEATQGEAAWHAKTAVRQETDAVLRAEALALDGAFETIDFAVRGGEVLGLAGATASGNTALGETLVGLRKATGGRTVVEGRTVKPGSVPHALGAGIGYVPEDRHRQGLVLGRSVAENATLTVTDQLGPYGTVLPSRTRAFAQRMISSLDIKTSGPAQPVSDLSGGNQQKVVIARALAREPRVLVAIRPTAGVDVKSKDALLGVVRGVADRGNAAVIVSDELDDLRVCDRVIALFHGRVIAEFGSGWSDRDLVSAMEGLPSGGEEGAEE from the coding sequence ATGAGCGAGGCCGTACCGCCCCCCGCGGTCCAGGCGGAGGGCATCGTCAAACGGTTCGGGGCCACCGTGGCCCTGGACCGGGTGGGCATCACCGTCGCGGCCGGCGACTCGCACGCGCTCGTCGGCCGCAACGGCGCGGGGAAGTCCACCCTGGTGTCGGTACTGACCGGGCTGCAGACGCCGGACGCCGGGCGGGTCTCCTTCCAGGGGGAGCCCGCGCCGGCGGCCGGCGACACCGCGGCCTGGCAGTCCAAGGTGGCGTGCGTCTACCAGAAGTCGATGGTGGTCCCCGACCTGACGGTGGCGGAGAACCTCTTCCTCAACAGGTTCTCCGCCGACCGGACTTCCGGCCGGGGTACGCGCGGCCGGATCCGCTGGTCCGCGCTGCGCAAGCGGGCGGGCGACCTGCTCGCCGAGTACGGGGTCGAGGTCGAACCCACTGCGAGGGCCGGCGATCTCACCGTCGAGCAGGGGCAGTTCGTGGAGATCGCGCGCGCCCTGTCCTTCGGCGCCCGGTTCATCATCCTCGACGAGCCCACCGCGCAGCTCGACGCGGCCGGCATCGACCGGCTCTTCAGCAAGCTGCGTGAACTCCAGGCCCAGGGAGTGGCGTTCCTCTTCATCTCGCACCACCTGCAGGAGGTCTACGACCTGTGCAGCACCGTCACGGTCTACCGCGACGCCCGCCATGTCCTCACCGCGCCGGTCGCGGAGCTGGGCAAGGCGGAACTCGTGGAGGCGATGACCGGCGAGGCGACGCAGGGCGAGGCGGCCTGGCACGCCAAGACGGCGGTACGCCAGGAGACCGACGCCGTCCTGCGCGCCGAAGCACTGGCCCTGGACGGCGCCTTCGAGACCATCGACTTCGCCGTCCGCGGCGGCGAGGTGCTGGGCCTGGCCGGGGCCACCGCCAGCGGCAACACCGCGCTCGGCGAGACCCTGGTCGGCCTGCGCAAGGCCACCGGCGGCCGGACCGTGGTCGAGGGCCGGACGGTGAAGCCGGGCAGCGTCCCGCACGCGCTCGGCGCCGGCATCGGATATGTCCCGGAGGACCGGCACCGGCAGGGACTGGTGCTCGGCCGCAGCGTCGCGGAGAACGCCACCCTCACCGTGACCGACCAGCTCGGCCCGTACGGCACCGTACTGCCGTCCAGGACCCGGGCGTTCGCACAACGCATGATCAGTTCGCTGGACATCAAGACCTCGGGGCCCGCGCAGCCGGTCTCCGACCTGTCCGGCGGCAACCAGCAGAAGGTCGTCATCGCCCGCGCGCTGGCCCGCGAACCGCGGGTGCTGGTGGCCATCCGGCCCACCGCCGGTGTGGACGTGAAGTCCAAGGACGCGCTGCTCGGCGTGGTCAGAGGGGTGGCCGACCGCGGAAACGCGGCCGTCATCGTCTCCGACGAACTGGACGACCTGCGGGTCTGCGACCGGGTGATCGCGCTCTTCCACGGGCGGGTGATCGCCGAGTTCGGCAGCGGATGGAGCGACCGGGACCTGGTCTCGGCGATGGAAGGGCTGCCTTCGGGCGGCGAAGAGGGAGCCGAGGAATGA
- a CDS encoding PAC2 family protein, with amino-acid sequence MIELEGVPELIDPVMVAAFEGWNDAGDAASTAVGHMDREFKGEVFAALDAEDYYDFQVNRPTVWMDGGVRKITWPTTRLSVVRISAPKPRDLVLVRGIEPSMRWRSFCNEILGFAHELGVEMVVVLGALLGDTPHTRPVPVSGVTSDPDLAAALNLEESSYEGPTGIVGILQEACTHAGIPAVSLWAAVPHYVSQPPNPKATLALLNRLEDLLDLRIPQGELPEDARAWQVGVDQLAAEDSEVAEYVQTLEEARDTVELPEASGEAIAKEFERYLRRRDPQAGGGYATSEGGDGVPQFKDRAQQQPRDGAGEDVPEDVPDDGRDLPDSGSGPGPGPRGPRPGPGPDAGAASGSSSESPSDSPSGSAPESGDEPGPEDDGTDA; translated from the coding sequence GTGATCGAGCTCGAGGGAGTTCCCGAGCTGATCGACCCGGTCATGGTGGCCGCGTTCGAGGGCTGGAACGACGCCGGGGACGCCGCGTCCACGGCGGTCGGCCATATGGACCGGGAGTTCAAGGGCGAGGTCTTCGCCGCGCTCGACGCCGAGGACTACTACGACTTCCAGGTCAACCGGCCCACCGTCTGGATGGACGGCGGTGTGCGCAAGATCACCTGGCCGACCACCCGGCTCTCCGTGGTCCGCATCTCCGCGCCCAAGCCCCGCGACCTGGTCCTCGTCCGCGGCATCGAACCGAGCATGCGCTGGCGGTCGTTCTGCAACGAGATCCTCGGCTTCGCGCACGAACTGGGCGTCGAGATGGTGGTGGTGCTCGGTGCCCTGCTCGGCGACACCCCGCACACCCGGCCGGTCCCGGTCAGCGGGGTCACCTCCGACCCGGACCTGGCCGCCGCGCTGAACCTGGAGGAGTCCAGCTACGAGGGGCCCACCGGCATCGTCGGCATCCTCCAGGAGGCGTGCACGCACGCCGGCATCCCGGCGGTCAGCCTGTGGGCGGCGGTGCCGCACTACGTGTCGCAGCCGCCGAACCCCAAGGCGACCCTGGCGCTGCTGAACCGGCTGGAGGACCTGCTCGACCTGCGCATCCCGCAGGGCGAGCTGCCGGAGGACGCCCGCGCCTGGCAGGTCGGCGTGGACCAGCTGGCGGCCGAGGACAGCGAGGTCGCCGAGTACGTACAGACGCTGGAAGAGGCACGGGACACCGTGGAGCTGCCGGAGGCGTCCGGCGAGGCCATCGCCAAGGAATTCGAGCGGTATCTGCGCCGCAGGGACCCGCAGGCGGGCGGCGGGTACGCCACCAGCGAAGGGGGCGACGGCGTACCGCAGTTCAAGGACCGTGCCCAGCAGCAGCCGCGGGACGGCGCGGGCGAGGACGTGCCCGAGGACGTGCCCGACGACGGCCGTGATCTGCCCGACTCCGGCTCCGGCCCGGGCCCCGGACCCCGCGGACCGCGGCCCGGCCCGGGCCCGGACGCCGGAGCGGCGTCCGGCTCCTCGTCGGAGTCGCCGTCGGATTCCCCGTCCGGATCCGCGCCTGAATCAGGCGACGAGCCCGGCCCCGAGGACGACGGCACCGACGCGTAA
- a CDS encoding L-fuconate dehydratase, with amino-acid sequence MSPTITEVDVYDIRFPTSEQLDGSDAMNPDPDYSAAYVVLRTDAPGGLAGYGFCFTIGRGNDVVAAAIGTLRPYVVGRSVDSVTGDLGDFYRLLTHDSQLRWLGPEKGVMHMAAGAVINAAWDLAARQAGLPVWELLSGMTPEQIVAMVDFRYLSDALTPDEALEILRRAEPGRAERAALLRRDGYPAYTTEPGWLGYSDEKLTRLAKEAVAAGFGQIKLKVGGDLDDDLRRMRLAREAVGPDIRIAVDANQRWDVAAAIDWMSALAPFDPYWIEEPTSPDDVLAHAAVRAGQPVPVATGEHVANRVVFKQLLQAGAVDFVQIDAARVAGVNENIAILLLAAKFGVPVCPHAGGVGLCELVQHLSMFDYVAVSGSWENRVIEYVPHLHEHFTDPVVMANGRYQTPAAPGFSARMTPRTLTDYRYPDGPVWTARQELTR; translated from the coding sequence ATGAGTCCGACCATTACCGAGGTCGACGTCTACGACATCCGCTTTCCGACCTCGGAACAGCTCGACGGCTCGGACGCCATGAACCCCGACCCCGACTACTCCGCCGCCTACGTCGTACTCCGTACCGACGCGCCCGGCGGCCTGGCGGGCTACGGCTTCTGCTTCACCATCGGCCGCGGCAACGACGTCGTCGCGGCCGCGATCGGCACCCTGCGACCTTATGTGGTCGGCCGCTCGGTGGACAGTGTCACCGGCGATCTTGGTGACTTCTACCGGCTGCTCACCCATGACTCGCAACTGCGCTGGCTCGGCCCCGAGAAGGGCGTGATGCACATGGCGGCCGGTGCGGTGATCAACGCTGCCTGGGACCTGGCCGCCCGTCAGGCCGGCCTCCCGGTCTGGGAGCTGCTCTCCGGCATGACCCCGGAGCAGATCGTCGCCATGGTCGACTTCCGCTACCTCAGCGACGCCCTCACCCCCGACGAGGCGCTGGAGATCCTGCGCCGCGCCGAGCCCGGCCGGGCCGAACGCGCCGCCCTGCTGCGCCGCGACGGCTACCCCGCCTACACCACCGAGCCCGGCTGGCTCGGCTACAGCGACGAGAAGCTGACCCGGCTCGCCAAGGAGGCCGTCGCGGCCGGCTTCGGCCAGATCAAGCTGAAGGTCGGCGGCGACCTCGACGACGACCTGCGCCGGATGCGGCTGGCCCGTGAGGCGGTCGGCCCCGACATCCGGATCGCGGTGGACGCCAACCAGCGCTGGGACGTCGCGGCGGCGATCGACTGGATGAGCGCCCTGGCGCCCTTCGACCCCTACTGGATCGAGGAGCCCACCAGCCCCGACGACGTGCTCGCGCACGCCGCCGTGCGGGCCGGGCAGCCCGTCCCGGTCGCCACCGGCGAACACGTCGCCAACCGCGTGGTGTTCAAGCAGCTGCTGCAGGCCGGCGCGGTGGACTTCGTCCAGATCGACGCGGCCCGGGTGGCCGGCGTCAACGAGAACATCGCCATCCTGCTGCTCGCCGCCAAGTTCGGCGTGCCGGTCTGCCCGCACGCCGGCGGAGTCGGCCTGTGCGAGCTGGTCCAGCACCTGTCGATGTTCGACTACGTGGCGGTGTCCGGCAGTTGGGAGAACCGGGTGATCGAGTACGTTCCCCATCTGCACGAGCACTTCACCGACCCGGTGGTCATGGCGAACGGCCGCTACCAGACACCCGCGGCCCCGGGCTTCTCCGCCCGGATGACCCCCAGGACACTGACCGACTACCGCTACCCCGACGGGCCGGTCTGGACGGCCCGACAGGAGCTCACCCGATGA
- a CDS encoding FadR/GntR family transcriptional regulator: MAVTDEAIEKIKEMIVSGALRPGDRLPKESELAAGLGLSRNSLREAVRALSLIRILDVRQGDGTYVTSLDPQLLLEALSFVVDFHRDDTVLEFLAVRRILEPAATAMAALRIPMEDLEVLEGKLDALGPEPSVEELVASDLEFHRGIVQGSGNSVLCSLLDGLSGPTTRARVWRGLTQEDAVSRTLHEHRAILGALRDRDAEAAKSWATVHVASVEQWLRSTL; this comes from the coding sequence ATGGCGGTCACCGACGAGGCGATCGAGAAGATCAAGGAGATGATCGTCTCCGGCGCGCTCCGGCCCGGCGACCGGCTGCCGAAGGAGAGCGAGCTGGCGGCCGGGCTGGGCCTGTCCCGGAACTCGCTGCGCGAGGCGGTGCGGGCGCTGTCGCTGATCCGCATCCTCGATGTGCGCCAGGGCGACGGCACCTACGTCACCAGCCTCGATCCACAGCTGCTGCTGGAGGCGCTCAGCTTCGTGGTGGACTTCCACCGCGACGACACGGTGCTGGAGTTCCTGGCGGTACGCCGGATCCTGGAGCCGGCCGCGACCGCGATGGCCGCGCTGCGCATCCCGATGGAGGACCTGGAGGTGCTGGAGGGGAAGCTGGACGCCCTCGGCCCCGAACCGTCGGTGGAGGAGCTGGTCGCCTCCGACCTGGAGTTCCACCGCGGCATCGTGCAGGGCTCCGGCAACTCGGTGCTCTGCTCGCTGCTGGACGGCCTGTCCGGTCCGACCACCCGGGCCCGGGTGTGGCGCGGGCTGACCCAGGAGGACGCGGTCAGCCGCACCCTGCACGAGCACCGGGCGATCCTGGGCGCGCTGCGCGACCGCGACGCGGAGGCGGCCAAGTCCTGGGCGACCGTGCACGTGGCCAGCGTGGAGCAGTGGCTGCGCTCCACGCTGTAG
- a CDS encoding amidohydrolase family protein, with translation MRIDAHHHLWDIGRREQSWLGAKEVQPINRTFEFAELEPLLAEHGIDATVVVQSSSSLDETRELLGIAAGSGGRIAGVVGWADLVDPALPGVLDELRAAGPLVGIRHQAQDESDPWWLGRPDVRAGLAAVGRAGLVYDLLVSPREMTAAVATVQALPEVEFVLDHGGKPPVASGAWEPWAGQLSALAALPNVSCKLSGLITEADWESWRPQDVLPYARHVLAAFGQDRVLFGSDWPVCTLAGRYADVYALAEQAVAALDPAGRDAVLGGNAARVYRLT, from the coding sequence ATGCGCATCGACGCCCACCACCACTTGTGGGACATCGGCCGGCGGGAGCAGTCCTGGCTCGGCGCCAAGGAGGTGCAGCCGATCAACCGCACCTTCGAGTTCGCCGAACTCGAACCGCTCCTCGCCGAGCACGGCATCGACGCGACCGTCGTCGTCCAGTCCAGCTCCTCGCTGGACGAGACCCGTGAACTCCTCGGCATCGCCGCCGGGTCCGGCGGCCGGATCGCCGGCGTCGTCGGCTGGGCGGACCTCGTCGACCCCGCACTGCCCGGCGTACTCGACGAGTTGCGGGCGGCCGGACCACTGGTCGGCATCCGCCACCAGGCCCAGGACGAGTCCGACCCGTGGTGGCTGGGCCGCCCGGACGTGCGTGCGGGGCTGGCCGCGGTCGGCCGGGCCGGACTGGTCTACGACCTGCTGGTCTCACCGCGGGAGATGACCGCGGCGGTGGCGACCGTACAGGCGCTGCCCGAGGTGGAGTTCGTGCTCGACCACGGCGGGAAGCCGCCGGTCGCGTCCGGCGCGTGGGAGCCGTGGGCAGGACAGCTGTCGGCGCTGGCCGCGCTGCCCAACGTCAGCTGCAAGCTCTCCGGGCTGATCACCGAGGCCGACTGGGAGAGCTGGCGCCCGCAGGACGTACTGCCGTACGCCCGGCACGTGCTGGCCGCCTTCGGCCAGGACCGGGTGCTCTTCGGCTCCGACTGGCCGGTGTGCACACTCGCCGGGCGGTACGCCGATGTGTACGCGCTCGCCGAGCAGGCGGTGGCCGCGCTGGACCCGGCCGGGCGGGACGCCGTCCTCGGCGGCAACGCGGCCCGCGTCTACCGCCTGACCTAG
- a CDS encoding ABC transporter permease has translation MSDTSQLTAEPAVPDKTLRAGPRLQLTRYRDLSLLPVILLLGVIGFIVSPTFLTSNNLIGVLQQCSELSLLVLGEAMILISGRMDLSLESTIGVAPVIAMWLVMPSSGSATYHGIGLLPGWSSIPVCLLAGLLIGGFNGFLILKLRVNGFIATLGMLTMLRGLQDGISQGKSIVEVPKSFSYLGGASWIGAPAAVWICLVLFVIGGLALGYLRHGRALYAIGGNKEAARAAGIRVDLITWAVLGIASVLAAFAGVLYVGHYGAISSTQGNGWIFQVFAATVIGGVSLNGGRGTLFGALTGVVALQLVVNVTTLGGVPPLWDKFLYGAIIIVALIISRFASGEKQD, from the coding sequence ATGAGCGACACCAGCCAGCTGACCGCCGAGCCGGCGGTACCCGACAAGACGCTGCGGGCCGGGCCGCGGCTCCAACTCACCCGCTACCGTGACCTGTCGCTGCTCCCGGTGATCCTGCTGCTGGGCGTCATCGGCTTCATCGTGTCGCCCACCTTCCTGACGTCGAACAACCTCATCGGCGTACTCCAGCAGTGCAGCGAACTGAGCCTGCTGGTGCTCGGCGAGGCGATGATCCTGATCTCCGGCCGGATGGACCTGTCGCTGGAGTCCACCATCGGTGTGGCCCCGGTGATCGCCATGTGGCTGGTGATGCCGAGCAGCGGTTCTGCGACCTACCACGGCATCGGACTGCTGCCCGGCTGGTCGTCGATCCCGGTCTGCCTGCTCGCCGGCCTGCTGATCGGCGGCTTCAACGGATTCCTGATCCTGAAACTCAGAGTCAACGGGTTCATCGCCACCCTCGGCATGCTCACCATGCTCCGCGGCCTTCAGGACGGCATATCCCAGGGCAAGTCCATCGTCGAGGTGCCCAAGTCCTTCTCCTACCTCGGCGGCGCGTCCTGGATCGGTGCCCCGGCGGCGGTCTGGATCTGCCTGGTGCTCTTCGTGATCGGCGGCCTGGCGCTTGGCTACCTGCGGCACGGGCGGGCGCTCTACGCGATCGGCGGCAACAAGGAGGCGGCCCGCGCGGCCGGCATCCGGGTGGACCTGATCACCTGGGCGGTGCTCGGCATCGCCTCGGTACTGGCCGCCTTCGCCGGTGTGCTCTACGTCGGCCACTACGGCGCGATCTCCTCGACCCAGGGCAACGGCTGGATCTTCCAGGTCTTCGCCGCGACCGTGATCGGCGGGGTCAGCCTCAACGGCGGCCGGGGCACCCTGTTCGGCGCCCTGACCGGTGTGGTCGCGCTCCAGCTCGTGGTGAACGTCACGACGCTGGGCGGAGTGCCGCCGCTGTGGGACAAGTTCCTCTACGGTGCCATCATCATCGTCGCCCTGATCATCTCCCGCTTCGCCAGCGGCGAGAAACAGGACTGA
- the mshC gene encoding cysteine--1-D-myo-inosityl 2-amino-2-deoxy-alpha-D-glucopyranoside ligase, translating into MHAWPASDVPALPGVGRVLRLHDTATGGPLTIDPGPVARLYVCGITPYDATHMGHAATYTAFDLVQRVWLDTKRQVQYVQNVTDVDDPLLERAAATGEDWTALAERETALFREDMTALRLLPPAHYIGAVEAIPAIVPLIERLREAGAAYELDGDVYFSVESDPDFGKVSRLDAATMRLLAAERGGDPERPGKKNPLDPMLWLAAREGEPSWDGASLGRGRPGWHIECVAIALEHLGMGFDVQGGGSDLAFPHHEMGASHAQVLTGEYPYAKAYVHAGMVALHGEKMSKSKGNLVFVSALRRSGVDPAAIRLALLGHHYRSDWEWTDAVLDEAVERLGRWRAAVSRPDGPAAEALVEEIREALADDLDAPRALAAVDRWAAAQEADGGTDTGAPGLVSRAVDALLGVAL; encoded by the coding sequence ATGCATGCCTGGCCCGCTTCCGACGTCCCCGCCCTCCCCGGCGTAGGACGCGTCCTCCGTCTCCACGACACCGCGACCGGTGGCCCGCTGACCATCGATCCCGGTCCGGTCGCCCGTCTCTACGTCTGCGGCATCACCCCGTACGACGCCACCCACATGGGGCACGCGGCCACGTACACCGCGTTCGACCTTGTGCAGCGGGTGTGGCTCGACACGAAGCGCCAGGTCCAGTACGTGCAGAACGTGACGGACGTCGACGACCCCCTGCTGGAGCGGGCGGCGGCGACCGGTGAGGACTGGACGGCGCTCGCCGAGCGCGAGACCGCGCTGTTCCGCGAGGACATGACCGCGCTGCGGCTGCTGCCGCCGGCCCACTACATCGGCGCGGTCGAGGCCATACCGGCCATCGTGCCGCTGATCGAACGGCTCCGGGAGGCCGGCGCCGCCTACGAACTCGACGGCGACGTCTACTTCTCGGTGGAGTCCGACCCGGACTTCGGCAAGGTCTCCCGGCTGGACGCCGCCACCATGCGGCTGCTGGCGGCCGAACGCGGCGGCGACCCGGAGCGGCCCGGCAAGAAGAACCCGCTGGACCCGATGCTCTGGCTGGCCGCCCGTGAGGGCGAGCCCAGTTGGGACGGCGCTTCGCTGGGCCGGGGCCGGCCCGGCTGGCACATCGAGTGTGTGGCCATCGCGCTCGAACACCTCGGCATGGGCTTCGACGTCCAGGGCGGCGGCTCCGATCTGGCCTTCCCGCACCACGAGATGGGCGCCTCGCACGCCCAGGTGCTCACCGGCGAGTACCCGTACGCGAAGGCGTATGTGCACGCCGGGATGGTGGCGCTGCACGGCGAGAAGATGTCGAAGTCCAAGGGCAACCTGGTCTTCGTCTCCGCCTTGCGGCGCTCCGGCGTCGATCCCGCCGCGATCCGGCTGGCGCTGCTCGGCCACCACTACCGCTCCGACTGGGAGTGGACCGACGCCGTACTGGACGAAGCGGTCGAGCGGCTGGGCCGCTGGCGGGCGGCGGTGTCCCGGCCGGACGGACCGGCCGCCGAGGCGCTGGTGGAGGAGATCCGCGAAGCGCTCGCCGACGACCTGGACGCGCCGCGCGCGCTGGCCGCGGTGGACCGCTGGGCCGCCGCTCAGGAGGCGGACGGCGGTACGGACACCGGCGCGCCCGGCCTGGTCTCGCGGGCGGTGGACGCGCTGCTCGGCGTGGCGCTGTGA
- a CDS encoding sugar ABC transporter substrate-binding protein encodes MRLRTTTVAACAALLAVTALAGCNRGSDSKAGDSGKVGIDLPRSDSDFWNSYNSYIEKDVSAGAVSALPRTNSQNDIGKLVANVQSFANEGAKAIVMAPQDTGAIASTLDQMAKKKIPVISVDTRPDKGQVYMVVRADNKAYGQKACEFLGAQLKGKGKIAEFEGDLSSINGRDRSEAFAACMKSKFPGIKVIPLVTNWDGATASAKLQTTLAADPDLGGIYMQAGGVFLQPTLALLQQKGLLKPAGTAGHITIISNDGIPEEFKAIKNGQIDATVSQPADTYAKYALYYAKEAMAGKTFKPGPTDHGSNIIAIPNGLEDQLPAPLVTKANVDDPSLWANQLGKS; translated from the coding sequence ATGAGACTGCGCACGACGACCGTGGCCGCATGTGCCGCTCTGCTCGCGGTCACCGCGCTCGCGGGCTGCAACAGAGGAAGCGACAGCAAGGCCGGAGACTCCGGCAAGGTCGGCATCGACCTGCCCCGCTCGGACAGTGACTTCTGGAACTCCTACAACAGCTACATAGAAAAGGACGTCAGCGCGGGCGCCGTCTCCGCGCTGCCCCGCACCAACTCGCAGAACGACATCGGCAAGCTCGTCGCCAATGTGCAGAGCTTCGCCAACGAGGGCGCCAAGGCGATCGTGATGGCCCCCCAGGACACCGGCGCCATCGCCTCCACCCTCGACCAGATGGCGAAGAAGAAGATCCCGGTGATCAGCGTCGACACCCGCCCGGACAAGGGGCAGGTGTACATGGTGGTCCGCGCCGACAACAAGGCGTACGGCCAGAAGGCGTGCGAGTTCCTCGGCGCGCAGCTCAAGGGCAAGGGCAAGATCGCCGAGTTCGAGGGCGACCTGTCCTCCATCAACGGCCGGGACCGCTCCGAGGCCTTCGCCGCCTGCATGAAGAGCAAGTTCCCCGGCATCAAGGTGATCCCGCTCGTCACCAACTGGGACGGCGCCACCGCCTCGGCGAAGCTGCAGACCACGCTCGCCGCCGACCCCGACCTCGGCGGCATCTACATGCAGGCCGGCGGTGTCTTCCTGCAGCCGACCCTCGCCCTGCTCCAGCAGAAGGGCCTGCTGAAGCCGGCCGGCACCGCGGGCCACATCACGATCATCTCCAACGATGGCATCCCCGAGGAGTTCAAGGCGATCAAGAACGGTCAGATCGACGCGACCGTCTCCCAGCCGGCCGACACCTACGCCAAGTACGCGCTGTACTACGCCAAGGAGGCGATGGCCGGGAAGACCTTCAAGCCCGGCCCCACCGACCACGGCTCCAACATCATCGCGATCCCCAACGGTCTGGAGGACCAGTTGCCCGCCCCGCTGGTGACCAAGGCCAATGTGGACGACCCCAGCCTGTGGGCCAACCAGCTCGGGAAGAGCTGA
- a CDS encoding aldo/keto reductase, with the protein MPVPALPRLGLGCAPLANLYRAITDEEAEATVAAAFDAGATYLDVAPHYGLGRAEERLGRALAGRDRASYVLSTKVGRRLRDLLPGEVPDGQGFTDAPARARVWDFTADGIRATLEGSLTRLGVDAVDIVYLHDVEDHLDEVYATGFPALAELRDQGVVKAIGFGMNYSGVMAKLVADLDVDVVLCAGRWTLLERTALDDLLPVCERRGTQVVVGGVYNSGLLADPKPGAPYNYQAAPEELLRRALDMAEVCAEFGVPLRAAALRFPFAHPTVVAALVGAAGAAEMRDNAAMFGYDIPDDLWHALVGRGLLDPDVPLPLAAAVARNAAAHAALSAGE; encoded by the coding sequence ATGCCCGTACCGGCACTGCCCAGGCTCGGCCTCGGCTGCGCTCCGCTGGCCAACTTGTACCGCGCCATCACCGACGAGGAGGCCGAGGCCACCGTGGCGGCCGCGTTCGACGCGGGTGCCACCTACCTCGACGTCGCGCCGCACTACGGCCTCGGCCGCGCCGAGGAACGGCTCGGCCGCGCACTGGCCGGCCGGGACCGCGCGTCCTACGTGCTGTCCACCAAGGTCGGCCGGCGGCTGCGCGACCTCCTGCCCGGCGAGGTGCCGGACGGGCAGGGCTTCACCGACGCCCCGGCCAGGGCCCGGGTGTGGGACTTCACCGCCGACGGCATCCGCGCCACGCTGGAAGGGTCGCTGACCCGGCTCGGCGTGGATGCCGTCGACATCGTCTACCTGCACGACGTCGAGGACCACCTCGACGAGGTGTACGCCACCGGTTTCCCCGCCCTGGCCGAACTGCGTGACCAGGGCGTCGTCAAGGCCATCGGCTTCGGCATGAACTACTCCGGGGTGATGGCGAAACTCGTCGCCGACCTCGACGTGGACGTGGTGCTCTGCGCCGGCCGCTGGACGCTGCTGGAACGCACCGCGCTCGACGACCTGCTGCCCGTGTGCGAGCGGCGCGGCACCCAGGTGGTGGTCGGCGGCGTCTACAACTCCGGGCTGCTCGCCGACCCCAAGCCCGGCGCCCCCTACAACTACCAGGCCGCGCCAGAGGAGTTGCTGCGCCGGGCGCTGGACATGGCTGAGGTCTGCGCCGAGTTCGGGGTGCCGCTGCGGGCCGCCGCGCTGCGATTCCCGTTCGCCCACCCCACGGTCGTCGCCGCCCTGGTCGGCGCCGCTGGCGCGGCCGAGATGCGGGACAACGCGGCCATGTTCGGCTACGACATCCCCGACGACCTGTGGCACGCGCTGGTCGGACGCGGCCTGCTGGACCCGGACGTACCACTGCCGCTGGCCGCCGCCGTGGCCCGTAACGCCGCCGCGCACGCGGCCCTGAGCGCGGGGGAGTGA